A region of bacterium DNA encodes the following proteins:
- a CDS encoding T9SS type A sorting domain-containing protein: MNSCVRVFLFLTIMCSVLIVSVHADDQPIINLQEGRNEISFSIKNGWDYDLSGLKLEVNEEKIPSWLKITVLKNEINIPQKMSGNITLNFNISHAPDGSIAEIPFIIVDSNNNQWSYYLKIGVSSNENSAPHPIDILYGNFPNPFNPSTTITYSLAETRLTKLVIYNSLGQKVKTLLNESQEAGIHTIQWDGRNEFGQKVSSGIYLYQLISGSFIESNRMILLE; the protein is encoded by the coding sequence ATGAATTCATGTGTGCGAGTTTTTTTATTTCTGACCATCATGTGTAGTGTATTGATTGTATCTGTCCATGCAGATGATCAACCTATTATAAATTTACAAGAAGGTAGAAATGAGATTTCCTTTTCAATCAAGAACGGATGGGATTATGATCTCAGTGGCCTTAAATTGGAGGTTAATGAGGAAAAGATTCCTTCATGGCTGAAGATAACAGTGTTGAAAAATGAAATAAATATTCCGCAGAAAATGAGTGGGAATATAACATTGAACTTCAACATCAGTCATGCTCCGGATGGTTCCATAGCTGAGATTCCTTTTATTATAGTCGATAGTAATAATAACCAATGGAGTTATTACCTTAAAATTGGTGTAAGTTCAAATGAAAATTCAGCGCCTCACCCCATAGATATTCTCTATGGTAACTTTCCCAATCCATTTAATCCATCTACGACTATCACGTATTCGCTTGCAGAAACAAGATTGACGAAGCTTGTAATCTATAATTCACTCGGCCAAAAAGTTAAAACGTTACTTAATGAATCACAGGAAGCAGGAATACATACCATTCAATGGGACGGACGGAATGAGTTCGGGCAGAAAGTTTCGAGCGGTATCTACCTCTATCAATTAATATCGGGTTCATTTATTGAAAGCAATCGCATGATTCTATTGGAATAA
- a CDS encoding CBM9 family sugar-binding protein gives MKKIIGFMCLACICFMPRAGYGIDFYNTVFVDGKASINVDGDLSDWDVVSLQLIPLGYYENLSQSLPLPQKDDLSASFKCFADEDYVYVGVIVNDDKVFLGNHPFGEGWNDDSVEICFDSDLSNVSKPYFDNNDGQVRVIGNYDGSSYLEGVVPYLYISQLPYYWEARGIRGGFKLNDRGYSVEVAIPLEVLELNKITPQRGLGVNIRVLEDDHEENNDENEGVLSWSFDPDKTSWWKTDRYNRVVFVKAVTLPGVVQEKSQASVKGIKNNAWEVELGLNAPDKIGFNNILISAFSDIANSNWKMAEEKLKPLQDRLWAQLIVGVVQFHDERYAEAITQLNDFAKKCPDDYAATWAYDFSYNFARELMLSKELFERFQKRENGKGALILHEYLKQNPGDPKSCELLSFALSKTKGSDVDFIAIQKVISEPVNQEITKQAQIALARYYFINNKFDNAQAICTNLLSSELNSTEALNTKMILLSIERKLSQK, from the coding sequence ATGAAAAAGATTATAGGTTTTATGTGTCTGGCATGTATTTGTTTTATGCCCCGAGCCGGGTATGGTATAGATTTTTATAATACCGTATTTGTTGATGGCAAGGCTTCGATTAACGTGGATGGGGATTTATCCGACTGGGATGTTGTGAGTTTGCAACTGATACCGTTAGGCTATTATGAAAACTTGTCACAATCCCTTCCTCTGCCACAAAAAGATGATCTTTCGGCTTCTTTTAAATGCTTTGCAGATGAAGATTATGTATATGTTGGAGTAATTGTTAATGATGATAAAGTATTTCTTGGTAATCACCCGTTTGGTGAAGGTTGGAATGATGACTCAGTAGAAATCTGTTTTGACAGTGATTTGAGCAATGTTTCAAAACCATATTTTGATAATAATGACGGACAGGTTCGGGTTATTGGCAATTATGATGGAAGTTCATACCTGGAAGGCGTTGTACCATATCTTTACATTTCACAGCTGCCATACTATTGGGAAGCCCGAGGTATTCGAGGGGGCTTTAAACTCAACGACAGGGGCTATTCAGTTGAAGTGGCAATTCCACTTGAAGTTCTGGAGTTGAACAAGATTACGCCACAACGTGGTCTCGGGGTAAATATCAGAGTGCTTGAAGATGATCATGAAGAAAACAATGATGAGAATGAGGGTGTTCTTTCATGGTCTTTTGATCCTGACAAAACGAGCTGGTGGAAGACAGATCGCTACAACAGAGTTGTTTTTGTTAAGGCTGTGACTTTGCCCGGTGTTGTACAGGAAAAATCACAAGCTTCAGTAAAAGGTATTAAAAATAATGCGTGGGAAGTCGAGTTAGGACTCAATGCCCCCGATAAGATAGGTTTTAACAACATTCTGATATCCGCCTTTTCGGACATCGCAAACAGCAACTGGAAAATGGCTGAAGAAAAACTCAAACCCTTGCAAGACAGGCTATGGGCACAACTTATAGTGGGTGTAGTTCAGTTTCATGATGAAAGGTATGCGGAAGCTATTACTCAGTTGAATGATTTTGCAAAGAAGTGTCCTGATGATTATGCAGCGACATGGGCATATGATTTTTCATACAATTTTGCGAGAGAATTGATGTTGTCGAAAGAACTGTTTGAACGTTTTCAAAAAAGGGAAAATGGCAAAGGAGCCCTCATACTCCATGAATATTTAAAACAAAATCCGGGCGATCCAAAATCGTGTGAGCTTCTTTCATTTGCATTGAGCAAAACAAAGGGAAGTGATGTTGACTTCATAGCGATTCAAAAGGTCATTAGCGAGCCGGTCAACCAGGAAATCACTAAACAAGCTCAGATAGCTCTTGCCCGTTACTATTTTATAAATAACAAATTTGACAATGCTCAGGCTATTTGTACAAATTTACTGAGCTCTGAGCTCAATTCGACGGAAGCGCTGAATACAAAAATGATTCTCCTTTCGATCGAGAGAAAATTAAGCCAAAAATAG
- a CDS encoding DUF1573 domain-containing protein encodes MQVFNFIRILWFIIVLMAVDAYAADKVVDPLCGPKSLLKICEMKNITSDLKKICDLSSYNENSGTTMLGLYNAACKLGLPVVPVRINIEELSNINEPSIAFVDGNHFLVLHALKGNKVLIQNPPAPAYMQSKEVFKSRWNGEVLVFSDKLKKQMKSQLKSLSVPLKEPCVKFSQTSHNFSTVNEGEKLSNIFSFTNIGSEPLEVYARSTCTCAVAVTSKNRILSGDKGEIKVEFDTNGKKGQVKQTVFVKTNDPNNKYVTLTISADVKQSIKVVPDRILVEEMTVGEVIEREIQIIDSGNGTLKVMSVDTPEGVRVKNLPEENMSTKTIPMQLIIESGKVLGDFEKKIIIHTNDSKRSIITVPVTGKVIGNVKAFPAAFYFGEIKPDTTIIKEITLSSDKHAIKQLSAKSKSSFVKIEVVSIDGGHKYQLKAVLTSPHKESLIRDTIAVYLTDKDDPVLEIPLYALVTK; translated from the coding sequence TTGCAGGTATTTAATTTTATAAGAATATTATGGTTTATTATTGTCCTGATGGCAGTTGACGCGTATGCTGCTGATAAAGTAGTTGATCCGCTCTGCGGGCCGAAAAGTCTCCTGAAAATCTGTGAAATGAAAAATATTACGAGCGATCTCAAGAAAATCTGTGATTTATCAAGCTACAATGAAAATTCAGGAACAACAATGCTCGGACTTTATAACGCTGCATGTAAATTAGGACTTCCTGTCGTACCGGTACGCATTAATATTGAAGAGCTTTCGAATATTAATGAGCCATCAATTGCTTTTGTGGACGGGAACCATTTTCTTGTTCTTCATGCACTCAAAGGGAACAAGGTATTAATTCAGAATCCTCCGGCCCCGGCATATATGCAATCAAAAGAAGTTTTTAAATCTCGATGGAATGGAGAAGTTCTCGTTTTTTCGGATAAACTGAAGAAGCAGATGAAATCCCAGTTGAAATCATTGTCAGTGCCTCTCAAAGAACCATGTGTAAAATTTTCCCAAACAAGCCATAATTTTAGTACGGTGAACGAAGGTGAGAAACTTTCGAATATTTTTTCTTTTACAAATATCGGTTCTGAACCTTTGGAAGTGTATGCCCGTTCAACGTGTACATGTGCTGTTGCTGTTACATCGAAAAATAGAATTCTTTCGGGCGACAAGGGGGAAATTAAAGTAGAGTTTGACACAAACGGTAAAAAAGGACAGGTAAAGCAAACAGTATTTGTAAAAACCAACGATCCTAATAACAAGTATGTTACTTTAACAATTTCAGCTGATGTTAAGCAAAGTATAAAAGTTGTGCCTGACAGAATTCTGGTTGAGGAAATGACAGTTGGCGAGGTTATCGAACGTGAAATCCAGATAATAGATTCAGGTAATGGTACCTTAAAGGTAATGAGTGTAGATACACCCGAAGGTGTCAGGGTAAAGAATCTTCCTGAAGAAAATATGAGTACAAAAACAATTCCGATGCAGTTGATAATTGAAAGTGGTAAAGTTCTTGGTGATTTTGAGAAAAAAATCATAATTCATACAAATGATTCAAAACGGTCTATAATTACCGTTCCCGTTACAGGTAAAGTAATCGGGAATGTTAAAGCATTTCCTGCTGCTTTTTATTTTGGAGAGATAAAACCGGATACAACAATTATTAAAGAGATAACATTATCATCAGATAAGCATGCTATTAAACAACTTTCAGCAAAATCGAAATCTTCGTTTGTGAAAATTGAAGTTGTATCAATTGATGGGGGGCATAAGTATCAGTTAAAAGCCGTTTTAACCTCCCCGCACAAAGAGTCTTTGATTCGAGATACAATAGCTGTTTATCTGACAGATAAAGACGATCCGGTTTTGGAAATTCCTTTATATGCCTTGGTTACTAAATAA
- a CDS encoding BlaI/MecI/CopY family transcriptional regulator has translation MKVGVGLLGELEWAVMKTCWDKGKTTARIIFEEIKKTRNIQYQTIKTTLDRLVQKGYLVREKFGPIWLYSSTVTETTLTSKAIESFAQTVFGNAIAPVFIHLLKKKKYTHEIEELKKIINEIEEED, from the coding sequence ATGAAAGTAGGTGTCGGTTTACTTGGCGAACTTGAATGGGCAGTTATGAAAACGTGTTGGGATAAAGGCAAAACAACCGCGCGAATAATCTTCGAGGAAATAAAAAAAACAAGAAATATACAATACCAAACGATAAAGACAACCCTCGACAGATTAGTCCAAAAAGGGTATCTCGTACGAGAGAAGTTTGGTCCTATTTGGCTTTATTCTTCCACGGTTACTGAAACGACATTGACATCAAAAGCAATTGAAAGCTTTGCTCAGACTGTTTTTGGTAATGCTATTGCGCCGGTTTTTATTCACCTTTTAAAGAAAAAAAAGTATACCCATGAAATCGAAGAACTGAAAAAGATTATCAATGAAATTGAAGAGGAGGACTGA
- a CDS encoding M56 family metallopeptidase gives MLSWQVSVLIMAIWIFSVVFRKIQPIFHYWLWSIVVLRLILPFNISMPTGVSQYLRSPMEMKITEITRNNRFSEVINKTTMPFKSSMVQKIEKLDFDKNKPVSLNVNDIVVFTWLGIMLLLGSGTIIWTLHVRKLVKSFPVVSRRDIRELFLRKCRELGIKQNCEIYTMHSTMPMGPTVTGVFYPKILLPYRVIEDWSIKEIEPLVIHELVHIQRHDLIMNWIQIAAQIVYFFHPLVWFANWKIRETREEICDDLTIRSIENKRKRYSQSILNVIEGIVYEPIWGVVDIGFSERKSSLAKRIIRIANKRYKFYKPLDIITTGILIIVSLISISLSCDYSPRKIIGNEVYNEEQSTVIDIALENSNTIAIKIDSSGEYEVDGIRVAPENLEGFLKKLSEESGKKNITIFPDPKSSQVLFINAVNVSQNIVGMKKIKIKKTDFQKE, from the coding sequence ATGTTGAGTTGGCAGGTTTCTGTCCTTATAATGGCAATCTGGATATTTTCTGTGGTTTTCAGAAAAATTCAGCCAATTTTTCACTATTGGCTATGGAGTATTGTCGTTTTGCGGTTAATTCTTCCATTCAATATATCAATGCCAACTGGTGTCAGCCAATATTTACGCTCCCCCATGGAGATGAAAATCACCGAAATCACCAGAAACAATCGTTTTTCAGAAGTCATAAATAAAACTACCATGCCTTTTAAATCATCAATGGTACAAAAAATCGAAAAGCTGGACTTTGATAAAAATAAACCTGTCTCATTGAATGTAAATGACATTGTTGTTTTCACATGGCTTGGGATAATGCTGCTTCTTGGCTCAGGGACAATTATCTGGACATTGCATGTTCGTAAACTTGTAAAAAGTTTTCCGGTTGTCAGCCGACGTGATATACGGGAACTCTTTCTGAGAAAATGCAGGGAATTGGGAATAAAGCAGAACTGTGAAATCTATACCATGCACAGCACCATGCCAATGGGACCAACAGTGACCGGTGTCTTTTATCCTAAAATTCTTCTGCCATATAGAGTCATTGAGGACTGGTCGATTAAAGAGATTGAACCTCTAGTGATTCACGAGCTTGTTCATATACAACGTCATGATCTGATCATGAACTGGATTCAAATTGCGGCCCAGATTGTGTATTTCTTTCATCCGCTGGTATGGTTTGCGAACTGGAAGATCCGTGAAACACGTGAAGAGATATGCGATGACCTCACAATAAGAAGTATTGAAAATAAGCGTAAACGATATTCACAAAGTATTCTCAATGTTATAGAGGGGATAGTGTATGAACCGATCTGGGGAGTTGTTGATATTGGCTTTTCAGAACGGAAGAGTTCTCTGGCGAAAAGAATTATCAGAATCGCGAATAAACGGTATAAATTTTATAAACCTCTCGATATCATTACCACCGGAATATTGATAATCGTTTCATTGATCAGCATATCGTTGTCATGTGATTATTCGCCTAGGAAAATTATTGGTAATGAAGTCTATAATGAAGAACAAAGCACAGTTATAGATATTGCTTTAGAGAATTCGAATACTATCGCAATAAAAATTGATTCCAGTGGTGAGTATGAAGTTGATGGGATCAGAGTGGCTCCTGAAAATCTGGAGGGATTTTTAAAGAAACTCTCGGAGGAAAGCGGCAAAAAAAATATCACAATATTTCCTGATCCGAAATCTTCTCAAGTACTTTTTATCAATGCAGTAAATGTTTCACAAAATATCGTTGGAATGAAAAAAATAAAAATTAAAAAAACTGATTTTCAAAAGGAGTGA
- a CDS encoding HAMP domain-containing histidine kinase: MIEKKIDEKNYLINKINSNNILSQGIVHDLNNVLTMLQGNLTLAKMEINRSDKAIEILNNAQQVCERSKGLIRQLSVLYDDNSNKKVKLSVSEIIRYTAKFCVMSTKIYCEFSLPKNLWFINANEGQINQVFTNLILNSIQAMPKSGVIKIKAKNTIVDNNNDIPLNGNFVKVTVKDNGYGISEDILPKIFDPYYTTKKNGKGLGLSIVNFIIQKHNGYISVDSKVGEGTSFDVYLPAII, translated from the coding sequence ATGATTGAAAAAAAAATTGATGAGAAAAATTATCTTATTAATAAGATAAATTCAAATAATATTCTGTCACAAGGTATTGTCCATGACCTGAATAATGTTTTAACAATGCTGCAGGGTAATCTTACCCTGGCAAAAATGGAGATAAACAGGAGTGATAAAGCTATTGAAATACTGAACAATGCTCAGCAAGTATGTGAACGATCAAAAGGTCTTATACGTCAATTGTCGGTTTTATATGATGATAACTCGAACAAAAAAGTGAAATTATCTGTTTCTGAAATAATCAGATATACTGCAAAATTTTGTGTTATGAGCACCAAAATATATTGTGAGTTTTCATTACCCAAAAACTTATGGTTCATTAATGCCAATGAAGGACAAATTAATCAGGTTTTTACAAATTTAATTCTCAATTCAATCCAGGCGATGCCGAAAAGCGGAGTTATTAAGATTAAAGCTAAAAATACTATTGTTGATAATAATAACGATATACCGCTTAACGGTAACTTTGTGAAAGTTACCGTTAAAGATAATGGGTATGGTATATCTGAAGATATTCTGCCAAAAATCTTTGATCCGTACTATACCACAAAGAAAAATGGTAAAGGATTGGGGCTGTCGATAGTTAATTTCATTATTCAAAAACATAATGGCTATATCAGCGTAGACTCGAAAGTTGGTGAAGGTACGTCGTTTGATGTATATTTACCGGCAATTATTTAA
- a CDS encoding SH3 domain-containing protein: MKYPVSIVLFFAALFFLFSTGVLSEKIDPVTHDVLPEPDDVLYIRAPEPLPWIPAELLDPGFWIARMKNPDEIILTPVAISRMNEAYRRWISAPDPLKDVPEERKPFLVQWWPGWAMRVPDLKTMPAAAAADTVRDRIKAEIAYLHKQDYGNALAITYSVKEIDAFENEMALDRVGKTVTVRDGIAVRPARLRNVPSFFPQQLGLTQSRKTRWDLWNIGVMKIGIPVQVLHFSRSGEYMFVLCEVGYGWVRCEDVAFGTAKEIGDFVNAPDFLVATNDRVQFYTDESCTCASGWFGLGTRLPLASKANPRQIKVPVRRMNGQFATETAWVARNDDVHAGYLPYTRRNIVLTAFKLLGTPYDWSGAWFGRQHETIYRDIFACFGFDLPYHGSLFTFFNSNVTTVLHPSMGKDVYYKNVMEREPFVTIQSCGGHCQLYIGEYEGRPIVFDQHGYGYPDEKDVWWEVRRCNIGDLRLPRYFLDKDVTFLELK, encoded by the coding sequence ATGAAATATCCTGTTTCGATTGTCTTGTTTTTTGCCGCTCTGTTTTTCCTGTTTTCCACGGGAGTTTTATCCGAAAAAATCGATCCCGTGACACACGATGTCCTTCCCGAGCCGGACGATGTCCTCTATATCAGGGCGCCTGAACCCCTGCCATGGATTCCTGCCGAACTGCTCGATCCCGGCTTCTGGATTGCGCGGATGAAAAATCCCGACGAAATCATTCTCACCCCGGTCGCTATCAGCCGGATGAACGAAGCCTACAGGCGGTGGATCAGCGCCCCCGATCCATTGAAGGATGTCCCCGAGGAACGGAAACCGTTTCTCGTTCAGTGGTGGCCCGGCTGGGCAATGAGGGTACCCGACCTCAAAACCATGCCTGCCGCGGCTGCGGCCGATACGGTCAGGGACAGGATAAAAGCCGAGATAGCCTACCTCCATAAACAGGACTACGGCAACGCGCTCGCGATTACCTACTCCGTGAAGGAAATCGACGCCTTTGAAAACGAGATGGCGCTCGACCGAGTGGGTAAGACAGTGACTGTCCGTGACGGCATCGCTGTCCGTCCCGCGCGCCTGCGTAATGTTCCCTCGTTTTTCCCCCAGCAGCTCGGGTTGACGCAGTCGAGAAAAACCCGCTGGGATTTGTGGAACATCGGCGTGATGAAAATCGGGATTCCCGTACAGGTGCTCCATTTCTCACGGTCAGGGGAGTACATGTTCGTGCTGTGCGAGGTCGGGTACGGATGGGTCAGGTGCGAGGATGTGGCGTTCGGCACAGCGAAAGAGATCGGAGATTTCGTCAACGCTCCGGATTTTCTCGTGGCAACCAACGACCGCGTGCAGTTCTATACCGATGAGAGCTGCACCTGCGCCTCGGGGTGGTTCGGGCTGGGGACACGGCTCCCTCTCGCATCGAAAGCGAACCCCCGTCAGATTAAAGTGCCCGTCCGGAGGATGAACGGGCAGTTCGCCACCGAAACGGCTTGGGTTGCCCGGAACGACGACGTCCACGCGGGATATCTCCCCTACACGCGCCGTAACATCGTCCTCACGGCATTCAAGCTCCTCGGCACCCCCTATGACTGGAGCGGCGCCTGGTTCGGCCGTCAGCACGAGACGATCTACCGCGATATCTTCGCGTGTTTCGGATTCGATCTGCCCTATCACGGCTCGCTGTTCACCTTTTTCAATAGTAACGTCACCACGGTGCTCCATCCCTCCATGGGAAAGGATGTGTATTACAAAAATGTCATGGAAAGGGAACCGTTCGTCACTATCCAGAGCTGCGGGGGACACTGCCAGCTCTACATCGGCGAGTACGAGGGCAGACCCATCGTGTTTGACCAGCACGGGTATGGATATCCCGATGAAAAGGACGTGTGGTGGGAGGTCCGGCGCTGCAACATCGGCGACCTGCGCCTGCCGCGGTATTTCCTGGACAAGGATGTAACGTTCCTCGAACTGAAGTAA
- a CDS encoding GNAT family N-acetyltransferase, translating into MTDGDSRVIRLEHAQKIQALDIIVRALWDDPLSRYIYPDENERARKIIHFFDIGFQYSLAFGEVYTTTETDGVAVWLVPEHPDMKLWGMVRTGVFLKVMRMGRKAFGRFNEFMKYAVRKHAESVTGDHWYLIELAVEPACQGRGIGGRLIEPVLERADAAGQPCYLETLTERSVRFYEKHGFTVSEKVFIPDGVPPFWAMIREPR; encoded by the coding sequence ATGACTGATGGTGACAGCCGGGTGATCCGCCTCGAACATGCGCAGAAAATACAGGCGCTCGACATAATCGTCCGGGCACTATGGGATGACCCGCTCAGCCGGTATATATACCCCGACGAAAACGAACGGGCGCGGAAGATCATACACTTTTTCGATATAGGCTTTCAGTACAGCCTTGCCTTCGGAGAGGTGTATACGACGACGGAAACCGATGGTGTGGCTGTCTGGCTCGTTCCCGAGCACCCGGATATGAAACTGTGGGGTATGGTGAGAACCGGCGTGTTCCTGAAAGTCATGCGTATGGGCAGGAAAGCGTTCGGCCGGTTCAACGAATTCATGAAGTACGCGGTCAGGAAACATGCGGAGTCGGTGACGGGTGACCACTGGTACCTCATCGAGCTTGCGGTGGAACCGGCGTGTCAGGGCAGAGGAATCGGCGGACGGCTGATCGAGCCTGTGCTGGAACGCGCCGATGCGGCCGGCCAGCCATGCTATCTCGAAACCCTGACCGAGCGATCCGTCCGTTTTTACGAAAAGCATGGCTTCACCGTATCAGAAAAGGTGTTCATACCCGATGGTGTGCCGCCCTTCTGGGCAATGATCCGTGAGCCTCGGTAA
- a CDS encoding sialate O-acetylesterase: protein MIVLLYCNSGPVWGDVRLPALIDHHMVLQRGANIPIWGWAEPGERVKVSFHGKSSFAVTGSDGRWRVGLEPMNAGGPFEMTISGANTIVLYNILIGDVWVCSGQSNMEWPVKYCTDAEKEITAGTHPKLRLFEVKKTGRGSPQEDLEGHWQECTPHTVGDITGVGYFFCRELTERLDVPIGLIQSAWGGTAIRQWTSLDALESDPEVSSILEPFRLVLDQKPRAMEDYYDGLGGWFEYCFVQMHLKWSYNPIPQPPEEWKNMGGTPSWLYNGMIAPLSWYPIKGWTWYQGESDCGNAFLYRRQLTLLIEDWRKRWGRGDIPFLVVQLANWNKREEKPGDSTAAELREAQSMAMSLPNTGMAVTIDLGEEDVHYRNKQEAGRRLALSALKAAYDYNNVAYSGPVYRSMSSENGEIRLRFDFTAGGLVTKDGAPPKGFSIAGTDRVFVWAEARIEGEEVVVRSDAVPEPVAVRYAWGWNPEVNLYNRDNLPIAPFRTDDWPGITVGKK from the coding sequence ATGATTGTTCTTCTCTACTGTAATTCCGGGCCTGTTTGGGGCGATGTCCGGCTTCCGGCGCTCATAGACCACCACATGGTGCTCCAGCGCGGCGCGAACATACCGATATGGGGATGGGCCGAACCCGGCGAGCGTGTTAAGGTGAGCTTCCACGGGAAAAGCTCTTTCGCTGTCACCGGGAGCGACGGGCGCTGGAGAGTCGGGCTCGAACCGATGAATGCGGGCGGCCCGTTTGAAATGACCATATCGGGCGCTAATACTATCGTGCTCTACAATATCCTTATCGGTGATGTGTGGGTATGTTCCGGTCAGTCGAACATGGAATGGCCGGTGAAATACTGCACCGATGCGGAAAAAGAAATTACCGCGGGAACCCACCCGAAGCTCCGTCTTTTCGAGGTCAAAAAGACAGGCAGAGGCAGCCCGCAGGAGGACCTCGAGGGACACTGGCAGGAATGCACTCCCCACACGGTCGGCGACATAACCGGTGTCGGGTACTTCTTCTGCCGTGAGCTCACGGAGCGGCTCGATGTGCCGATAGGGCTCATCCAGAGCGCATGGGGCGGGACGGCGATCAGGCAGTGGACGAGCCTCGATGCTTTGGAGTCTGATCCGGAAGTCAGCTCCATCCTTGAACCGTTCCGGCTGGTGCTCGACCAGAAACCGCGGGCGATGGAGGACTATTATGACGGCCTCGGAGGATGGTTTGAATACTGTTTCGTCCAGATGCACCTCAAATGGTCGTACAATCCCATACCGCAGCCGCCGGAGGAATGGAAAAACATGGGAGGAACGCCATCATGGCTCTACAACGGCATGATTGCGCCGCTTTCATGGTATCCCATCAAAGGCTGGACATGGTATCAGGGAGAATCGGACTGCGGAAATGCCTTCCTCTACCGCAGGCAGCTCACACTTCTGATCGAGGACTGGAGAAAGCGCTGGGGGCGCGGCGATATTCCCTTCCTTGTCGTGCAGCTCGCCAACTGGAATAAACGTGAGGAGAAGCCGGGTGACAGCACTGCGGCGGAGCTCCGTGAGGCGCAATCCATGGCCATGAGCCTCCCGAATACCGGTATGGCGGTCACCATCGATCTGGGCGAGGAGGATGTCCATTACCGTAACAAGCAGGAGGCGGGCAGACGGCTCGCCCTGTCTGCGCTCAAGGCAGCCTATGACTACAACAATGTCGCTTACTCCGGCCCGGTTTACCGGTCGATGAGCAGCGAGAACGGCGAAATCCGTCTCCGATTCGACTTTACTGCCGGAGGACTCGTCACAAAAGACGGCGCACCGCCCAAGGGATTCTCCATTGCGGGCACCGATCGTGTATTCGTCTGGGCTGAAGCCCGTATCGAGGGCGAAGAGGTTGTCGTGCGGAGTGATGCCGTCCCCGAGCCGGTCGCGGTCAGGTATGCCTGGGGCTGGAATCCCGAGGTCAACCTGTACAACAGGGATAATCTTCCCATTGCACCCTTCAGGACGGATGACTGGCCGGGAATCACTGTGGGGAAAAAGTAA